From the genome of Uranotaenia lowii strain MFRU-FL chromosome 1, ASM2978415v1, whole genome shotgun sequence, one region includes:
- the LOC129738507 gene encoding putative mediator of RNA polymerase II transcription subunit 15 — MGAASTGVESLECCNQQEEGSVRPNQNQNHLPNRPQQHQPAQAAMPAPPLPRGPDNNPTLPLVLISNGENQTPTTVLQQQSVPPPLLNVTAANVPTSANAPHFNHFNQQPAPFQPNNHLFNNNFNQQTHHYSQDVENNNNQNNHTNHHLYVNPQGNFNYDYYLQTFFDENEYYNRLNNNNHVNANYAGTVSIYSEAETPLTVEASNLSASCQCLFLRYCKHRKRSASSSCCHRTQIATSKSKKSAKDQQQQQQQPEKKKPKPGGGPPRGRGAAGRGMDNNESDPLMRRPRRRKDNSEQDLASKQQQQPQQQNNLQQNGGAASFDQKKQPAKSTTLIQQQQLPLFVRVSQ, encoded by the coding sequence ATGGGTGCCGCCAGTACAGGAGTTGAATCGCTGGAGTGCTGCAATCAGCAAGAAGAAGGATCTGTACGGccgaatcagaatcaaaatcatCTACCAAATCGTCCACAGCAACATCAACCAGCTCAAGCTGCAATGCCTGCTCCACCTCTCCCTAGAGGTCCTGACAACAATCCGACACTGCCACTAGTATTGATCTCGAATGGAGAAAATCAGACTCCCACCACGGTGCTGCAACAACAATCAGTGCCCCCACCACTATTGAATGTCACCGCTGCCAATGTCCCCACCTCGGCCAATGCACCACACtttaatcattttaatcaaCAGCCGGCCCCTTTTCAACCAAACAACCACCTCTTTAACAACAACTTCAACCAGCAGACCCACCATTATTCGCAGGACGTCGAGAAcaacaacaatcaaaataatcacaCCAACCATCATCTGTACGTTAATCCTCAAGGCAACTTTAATTATGATTACTACCTTCAAACATTCTTCGACGAGAACGAGTATTACAATCGCCTGAACAACAACAATCATGTCAACGCCAACTATGCCGGGACCGTGTCCATCTACTCGGAAGCGGAAACACCGTTGACGGTTGAAGCCTCCAATCTGTCAGCGTCCTGTCAGTGTTTGTTCCTACGCTACTGCAAGCACCGAAAGCGCTCCGCTTCTTCCTCCTGCTGTCATCGCACGCAAATCGCAActtctaaaagtaaaaaatccGCGAAAgaccaacaacaacagcagcaacaaccaGAAAAAAAGAAACCCAAACCCGGTGGGGGACCCCCGAGGGGTCGAGGTGCGGCTGGCCGTGGTATGGACAACAATGAGTCAGATCCGTTGATGCGAAGACCTCGCCGCCGGAAGGACAACAGCGAACAAGACTTGGCCTCaaaacagcagcaacagccacAGCAACAAAACAACCTACAACAAAACGGTGGAGCGGCCTCCTTCGATCAGAAGAAACAGCCAGCGAA